ACTACAAACTCAATGCCTCCTTTTAGAGTATCTGTTCTTGGGGAACTTAGGTTTTAGTATGGAGAAGATAAAGCTACCGCCGGAATACAAGGATTTCTATCACTTGAAGGAAGAGGATATTGAAAGGCTGAATAGACATATTGATTACTTTGAGAAGGAGAAGAAAAAAAGGAAAATTGTGCGGAGATGGATATTTGGAGGAGTTATACTAATTGCTGTTGTTATGTTTCTGTTTGGAGTTATTGATTTATCTTACTTTGAGAGGTGGTTTAAGGGAGCTACCTTTCTGATAAAGGAGAGTATAGAATTAGGAGATAGTAAGGTTGATATAAGGATCTCAATGCCTATTGAGGGGATGGTAAACATAATCTTTCAACCTTCTGGTCTAAAGGAAGTGGTGTTGATAGTTGTTTCAAATCAACATGAGGTTAAGGAGGTTTCAATAAGTAAAGGTATTGAGAATATCAACATCAAGTACGACAGGAGGCTGTTTTTTAGGTTTAACGACAAAGAGAAAGTTGTCAATATTGAAACTTTGAAGTTGATGGAATAAAATTCTCTGTGATATGGAGGTAAATTTATGGCGATAAATGGTATTCTGAGAGTAAGTTATCTTGGACATTCTTGCTTTCTCTTGGAGAATGAAAAGGGTGTGAGGATTCTGATGGACCCTTTTGATAAGTCTTTGGGGTATAATACTGAACCTTTGGAGTGCAATGTAATAACGATGTCTCATGAACACTTTGATCATAACAATGTAAGGCTCGGATTGGGAATGCCGAGAGTTTTTAAGGGTGTGAATAATGGCAGTTGGGTTGGGATAGATACAACATATATGGGGCTAAGGATATTCAATGTTTCTGTTTATCATGACGAGGAGATGGGTAAGATTAGAGGTAAGAACTCCATATTCGTTCTGGAATTTCACGATTCTTCTGTTCCGTTTAGGTTATGTCATCTCGGGGATTTAGGGCATGATCTTGAACCTGAAGATGTTACTAGAATAGGTAAAGTAGATATACTTTTTGTGCCAATAGGGGGATACTTCACGATTGACTCAAGTGTTGCTACAAGGATTGTTGCAAAATTATCTCCAAGGATTGTTATTCCTATGCATTATAGAACCGATGTTACGAAAACTTGGAATATAGATGGTCCAGAGAAGTTTGTTTCAAGCTTTAAGGATATAGTTTATGTAAAAGACTGGAACTATACCATCCAACCTCCAGATTTACAACGCGAAAATGTTGTTATTCTTCTGGAATACCGAAAGTAGTAAGTTGAGGGATTTAAAGTTGTAATACTTTGATTACTCCTACAGCAATGTCATCATCGTAGTTGATATTATCAACTTTGAATTTCTTGACAGTGCTGATGAGAGAGTTTTTTATTTGCAGAGCAGTGAGGTGGTGATTTGTCTTAACAATCTCCACAATTCTTTTCTCACCGAACATTTCCTCTTTCTCGTTGACAGCTTCAACTATACCGTCCGAATACACAACTATAATGTCTCCTTCCATAAGGTGAATTTTCTCTTGAGAGTAATTGGTTTTCTCGTAGATTCCTAGAGGTATTCCCTTAGTGTGGAGAGGGATGATGTTTTGGTTTCTTAGCAGAAATTGTTGCCCATGTCCAGCATTTGAAAAGGTTAGAGAATTTTCATCTAGGTCTATTACTCCTATGAAGATTGATGAGAACATACTTGTTTCTGGAGGTTGTGCTAATACGAGGCTTGAAGCTTCCAGTATCTTACGGGGGTCTTTTAGCTCAAAAGCTAGAGCTCTGACGGTTGATTTTACGGCAGCCATAAATAGTGAAGCTGGTAGCCCTTTACCAGAAACATCTCCAAGGAAAAAGCATAGCTTTTTATCCGAAATGTAGAAAATATCGTAAAAATCTCCTCCAACCATTCTATAAGGTTGCACATAGAAACATATATCTAGCTTTGGATTTAAGTTGAAGTTATCTGGTAGCATGTCTCTTTGGATTTTCGTCATTATCTCAATTTCTCTCTCCAGAGCCTTCTTTTCCAGTTCTCTCTCATACATTGTTATACTTTCGTAGGCTGAACCTATCTCATTAGCTATGAGTTGTAGAAGCTCTATATCTTCTTTTTCAATTTTGCTAACTTCTTTCTCCATCTCGGTTATGTTTAAAACCCCAATTATGCTACTGTGGGTTTTTATAGGAAAGATCATAAACGAGTTCTTCTTGTATCTTAGCTTTTTATTCGGTCCGAATGTTTTATCTTTATCTACGTCGGGAACGATTAGGTGTTTTCCTTCCTTAAAGACTATTAAGGAAGGTCTGAGAATTTCATCTAGTCCTACTGTAACTGAACTAGCAATATTGTGATCAATACCTATTGAAGAGACTATCTTGAGAACATTACTTTTTTCATCCAGCATCATTATTGAGACTCTTGATGCGTTAGTTATTTTAGCTATGAGATTGACTGCTTTATTAAAAAACTCTTTGCTATTCTGAATTGATGAGATAGTAAAGTTGCTTATCTCATAGAGGTACTCAAGCTCTTTTGCCCTATCTTCAATCTTCTTTATAAGAATGGCGTTATTTATTGCAATTACTGCTTGTTCTGCAAAAATGCTTAGAAGATCAAGGTCCTCTTTGGTAAAATCGCTGTTATCAATCTTGTTAACTATTTCAATTACGCCTATTGTTTTGCCGTCTTTAATCAGAGGTACACCCAAAATCTTTTGGGTTTTTAGTCCAGTTATCTTATCAACTTGCCTAAAAAATCTTGGATCCTTGTCAGTGTTATTGGATATCACTGGAACACCTTTTGTAAATATATACCCTGCAATACCCTTGTTTACTGGAATTTTGAATCCCTCAAGTTTTTCCCTACTATCGCCATGGACAACTTCAAATTTTAGATACTTGCCACTTTTATCAACTAATAATAGAGAACCTCCTATGGAGTTGAATAGTTCTCTTGCAGATAGGAGAATGTTGTCTAAAATATCACGAAGATTTGAGTAAGAACTTATCTTTTTGTTTATCTCCAGTATTTTGGAGAGGTTATTCTTTTGTTTGTCCGTTTTCTTGTTCATACTTTTTTAGCTCTTCTCTAAGAACTTTTTCCAGGGATGAGAAAAGCTCCTTATTCTTTCCCCCAGTTTGGATCAGATGATTGTGAGTTTCTATTAAAAGCTTAAGCTCCACTATGTCTTTTTGTATGTTAGCTTGAACGTCCTTGTATTTGCCTATAATGTGCACATCTACATTTGTTATTCTGAGAATATCTATAAGGTCCATTGATGAGAGGATTTCTATTATCTTAGGTTGAGGATTAAGGATGAAGAAATTTCCTTTATTATTGTTGTAGAGCTTTTTGTCAAACACTACCATCAGCCCTATGAATGTGCTGTCTAAGTGAGTAGCTTCAGATAGGTCAAAATATAGGTTAAGTTTCTCATACTCGGATATAAGCTTTTCTAGGTCCTCTTTTAGATCTCTACAGTATTCTACAACTCCCTTGCCTACTACCTTAACTAGGATGCCGTCTGATGTGAAATAGATTGATATATTTGAACCGGCCATAACTATAACATAATTATTTAGAATAAAATTTCAAGATGCAAAAAAACTTTAAAATTCTTACGCATTCCAACACTATTGAATGGTTGAGTGTGTAAAAAGAAAGTTTCTTAACTCTTAACCCTATTTGGACTTCCAAAGAGTGTGGTTTACACGAACTGTAGAAGATCATAAACGTTTTCAATCTCCTCGATCTGGATTTGAGTTTCAAAGCTATCAAGTTTGCTTCCTTTTGGTGCTATAGCTTTCTTAATTCCGATTCTGTTGAGCTCTTCTATCCTAAGATCAATCCAAGGAACAGGTCTTGCTTCACCACCAAGTCCTAACTCACCGAAGATTGCTACGTCTCTTGAGATTTCCTTGTTTTTAAGACTTGAGAGTAGAGAAAAAGCTATTGCTAAGTCTGTAGCAGTTTCTTTAACTTCAAATCCAGTAGTGATGTTAAGGTATATGTCGTAGCTTGAGAGCTTTGTGTCAAGATACTTGTCAAGTATGGCTGAGATCATATAGAGTCTGTTGATATCTACTCCATCTGCTGTTCTTCTAGCAAAACCAAACTGAGTAGGATTAACAAGAGATTGAACCTCAACTACCAGAGCTTTTATACCTTCAACAACTGGACATAGAACACTACCAACAAGGGATGGAGTGCTACTGATTAGAAAGGAGGTATCAACAACTTCCTCAAGACCTTTGGAGGTGAGATTATATATTGCTACACTATTAGTAGGCCCGAACCTGTTTTTGATAGTTCTCAGAATTCTGTAGTTGCCCTTGTTGTCTTTGTCTATTACTACGATTGTATCTACCACATGCTCAATAGTCTTAGGACCTGCTATCATTCCTTCTTTATTGATGTGCCCGACAAGGAAGGTAGTGATCTCTCTGTACTTTGCTATTTCCGTAAGCCTTGATGCTACTTCTCTAACTTGGGTTACGCTTCCGGGTGAAGATAGAAACCTCTCAGAGTAAATGTTTTGGATTGAGTCTACTATCATGAACTTGAACTCTTTTGAAAGAGCTGTGTCAAGTATTCTTTCTAAGTTGACCT
This region of Brevinematia bacterium genomic DNA includes:
- a CDS encoding STAS domain-containing protein; translation: MAGSNISIYFTSDGILVKVVGKGVVEYCRDLKEDLEKLISEYEKLNLYFDLSEATHLDSTFIGLMVVFDKKLYNNNKGNFFILNPQPKIIEILSSMDLIDILRITNVDVHIIGKYKDVQANIQKDIVELKLLIETHNHLIQTGGKNKELFSSLEKVLREELKKYEQENGQTKE
- a CDS encoding GAF domain-containing SpoIIE family protein phosphatase — translated: MNKKTDKQKNNLSKILEINKKISSYSNLRDILDNILLSARELFNSIGGSLLLVDKSGKYLKFEVVHGDSREKLEGFKIPVNKGIAGYIFTKGVPVISNNTDKDPRFFRQVDKITGLKTQKILGVPLIKDGKTIGVIEIVNKIDNSDFTKEDLDLLSIFAEQAVIAINNAILIKKIEDRAKELEYLYEISNFTISSIQNSKEFFNKAVNLIAKITNASRVSIMMLDEKSNVLKIVSSIGIDHNIASSVTVGLDEILRPSLIVFKEGKHLIVPDVDKDKTFGPNKKLRYKKNSFMIFPIKTHSSIIGVLNITEMEKEVSKIEKEDIELLQLIANEIGSAYESITMYERELEKKALEREIEIMTKIQRDMLPDNFNLNPKLDICFYVQPYRMVGGDFYDIFYISDKKLCFFLGDVSGKGLPASLFMAAVKSTVRALAFELKDPRKILEASSLVLAQPPETSMFSSIFIGVIDLDENSLTFSNAGHGQQFLLRNQNIIPLHTKGIPLGIYEKTNYSQEKIHLMEGDIIVVYSDGIVEAVNEKEEMFGEKRIVEIVKTNHHLTALQIKNSLISTVKKFKVDNINYDDDIAVGVIKVLQL
- the radA gene encoding DNA repair protein RadA, with the translated sequence MPRAKTVFVCQVCGYESAKWLGKCPSCNEWNTFAEEEIEEEKRSKTVIILDKPAPKRISEIKFSEQNRIPTGLRQFDSIMSGGLVQGQVILVAGEPGIGKSTLMLQIAKSLSRLGKVLYINSEESNEQIKLRSERIGIRDEEIFLFPEVNLERILDTALSKEFKFMIVDSIQNIYSERFLSSPGSVTQVREVASRLTEIAKYREITTFLVGHINKEGMIAGPKTIEHVVDTIVVIDKDNKGNYRILRTIKNRFGPTNSVAIYNLTSKGLEEVVDTSFLISSTPSLVGSVLCPVVEGIKALVVEVQSLVNPTQFGFARRTADGVDINRLYMISAILDKYLDTKLSSYDIYLNITTGFEVKETATDLAIAFSLLSSLKNKEISRDVAIFGELGLGGEARPVPWIDLRIEELNRIGIKKAIAPKGSKLDSFETQIQIEEIENVYDLLQFV
- a CDS encoding MBL fold metallo-hydrolase, with the protein product MAINGILRVSYLGHSCFLLENEKGVRILMDPFDKSLGYNTEPLECNVITMSHEHFDHNNVRLGLGMPRVFKGVNNGSWVGIDTTYMGLRIFNVSVYHDEEMGKIRGKNSIFVLEFHDSSVPFRLCHLGDLGHDLEPEDVTRIGKVDILFVPIGGYFTIDSSVATRIVAKLSPRIVIPMHYRTDVTKTWNIDGPEKFVSSFKDIVYVKDWNYTIQPPDLQRENVVILLEYRK